The following coding sequences are from one Microbacterium sp. SORGH_AS_0969 window:
- a CDS encoding DUF349 domain-containing protein yields the protein MTSASSPDTAGSHDSSDAADELVPADETPVSPDESAAATDPAEETAASAPEIAVPADGPDDVAETTEADAAEAPVAAPVAPSPTPAPSPRPGPRPGARVAAPSEPWGRVDDEGTVSVREADGWRVVGQYPDGTPAEALAYFERKFADLASEVTLLEVRHRRGGASASDLRTTALSVRAKLDGAAAVGDLAALISRIDALTAELAEASESEAAAAKEAVAEAVRERTVIVEEAEALAARDPQTVQWKQSTAEMSALFDRWQAHQQNGPRLPKSTAQQLWRRFRDARATFDRHRREFFSALDETHKAARDAKTRLVERAEALAPRGEDGIGAYRDLLDQWKASGRAGRKVDDALWARFKAAGDALYSARGEREAADIEASREKIEQKRALLEQAAPIVDEKNLATARQRLTAIQRQWDEIGRVFPRDVERGLDDELRKIEQSVRTREDADWKRNDPEQKARANDMTRQIMDAIAKLESELAEAEARGDKRAAAQASEALEARRGWLRALGG from the coding sequence GTGACTTCCGCTTCCTCCCCCGACACCGCCGGCTCGCACGACTCGAGCGACGCAGCCGACGAACTGGTACCCGCAGACGAGACACCCGTCTCGCCCGACGAGTCCGCGGCGGCCACTGATCCCGCCGAAGAGACCGCTGCTTCCGCCCCCGAGATCGCGGTGCCCGCGGACGGCCCCGACGACGTCGCCGAGACGACCGAAGCGGATGCCGCTGAGGCTCCTGTCGCTGCTCCGGTGGCCCCGTCACCGACTCCCGCGCCGTCACCGCGCCCCGGCCCGCGTCCGGGAGCTCGTGTTGCGGCGCCGAGCGAGCCGTGGGGCCGCGTCGACGACGAGGGCACGGTCTCGGTGCGCGAGGCCGACGGTTGGCGCGTCGTGGGCCAGTACCCCGATGGCACCCCGGCCGAGGCACTCGCCTACTTCGAGCGCAAGTTCGCCGACCTCGCGAGCGAGGTGACCCTGCTCGAGGTCCGTCACCGCCGCGGCGGCGCCTCGGCGTCCGACCTGCGCACCACCGCGTTGAGCGTCCGTGCGAAGCTCGACGGCGCTGCCGCCGTCGGCGACCTCGCGGCTCTCATCTCGCGCATCGACGCCCTGACCGCCGAGCTCGCGGAGGCGAGCGAGAGCGAGGCCGCTGCGGCCAAGGAGGCCGTCGCGGAGGCGGTGCGCGAGCGCACCGTCATCGTCGAGGAGGCCGAGGCTCTCGCCGCCCGCGACCCGCAGACCGTGCAGTGGAAGCAGAGCACCGCCGAGATGTCGGCGCTCTTCGACCGGTGGCAGGCGCACCAGCAGAACGGTCCCCGCCTGCCGAAGTCCACCGCACAGCAGCTCTGGCGCCGGTTCCGTGACGCTCGCGCGACATTCGACCGTCACCGTCGCGAGTTCTTCTCGGCACTCGATGAGACCCACAAGGCCGCCCGCGACGCCAAGACGCGTCTCGTGGAGCGCGCCGAGGCCCTCGCCCCGCGCGGCGAGGACGGCATCGGGGCGTACCGCGACCTTCTCGACCAGTGGAAGGCGTCCGGGCGCGCTGGTCGCAAGGTCGACGACGCGCTCTGGGCACGCTTCAAGGCCGCGGGCGACGCGCTCTACAGCGCCCGCGGGGAACGCGAGGCCGCCGACATCGAAGCCTCTCGCGAGAAGATCGAGCAGAAGCGCGCACTTCTCGAGCAGGCGGCGCCCATCGTCGACGAGAAGAACCTCGCGACGGCCCGTCAGCGCCTCACCGCCATCCAGCGACAGTGGGACGAGATCGGCCGCGTGTTCCCCCGCGACGTCGAGCGCGGTCTCGACGACGAGCTGCGCAAGATCGAGCAGAGCGTGCGTACGCGCGAGGACGCGGACTGGAAGCGCAACGATCCCGAGCAGAAGGCGCGTGCGAACGACATGACGCGTCAGATCATGGATGCCATCGCGAAGCTCGAGTCCGAGCTGGCCGAGGCGGAGGCACGGGGCGACAAGCGCGCGGCCGCACAGGCGTCCGAGGCGCTCGAAGCGCGCCGTGGCTGGCTGCGCGCCCTCGGCGGCTGA
- a CDS encoding dioxygenase gives MATGGKDRQSREQRERARVYQARQELHRRQGHRRRRDNVVGIVVGLLVIAGAVGVQTVYFVAGPGAPTPAPSATDTPSVPTPSDAPLPDLEPTGSPTP, from the coding sequence GTGGCGACGGGCGGGAAAGACCGGCAGAGCCGCGAGCAGCGCGAGCGGGCTCGCGTGTACCAGGCGCGGCAGGAACTGCATCGGCGACAGGGCCATCGTCGCCGACGGGACAACGTCGTCGGGATCGTCGTCGGACTCCTCGTGATCGCGGGCGCCGTCGGCGTCCAAACCGTGTACTTCGTCGCGGGCCCGGGAGCACCGACCCCGGCGCCCAGCGCGACCGACACCCCGTCCGTGCCGACCCCGTCCGATGCCCCTCTCCCCGACCTCGAGCCGACGGGGTCGCCGACACCCTGA
- a CDS encoding replication-associated recombination protein A: MRPTSLDEVAGQGHLLRPGSPLVTLATTDSSASGSAVSVILWGPPGTGKTTLAQAIARSSGRRFVELSAITAGVKDVREVMQEALTQRDLYGQSTILFLDEIHRFTKAQQDALLPGVENGWVVLIAATTENPSFSVISPLLSRSLLLTLRPLGDDDLGALVDRAVTDPRGLAGRVVLDDEARAALVRLASGDARRALTALEAAASVAGDDTGLAATTTDDEDEDEDADPDADELDEAITEPPVITADHIAQAVDRALLRYDRQGDEHYDVISAFIKSVRGSDPDAAIHYLARMIEAGEDPRFIARRLVISAAEDIGMADPQALQIAVAAADAVAFIGMPEGRIPLAEATVYLATTAKSNAAYNAINAAIADVRAGGFGRVPMHLRDAHYPGAKRLGHGKGYKYAHDSEIGIVSQQYLPDELRGRRYYEPTNHGAERDVSARLEKIRRILDGG; the protein is encoded by the coding sequence ATGCGGCCGACGAGTCTCGATGAGGTCGCGGGCCAGGGCCACCTCCTCCGTCCGGGGTCGCCCCTCGTCACCCTCGCCACCACCGACTCCTCGGCATCCGGGTCCGCCGTCTCGGTGATCCTCTGGGGACCGCCCGGAACGGGGAAGACCACCCTCGCTCAGGCCATCGCGCGGTCCTCGGGACGACGCTTCGTCGAGCTGTCGGCGATCACCGCCGGCGTGAAAGACGTCCGCGAGGTCATGCAAGAGGCCCTGACCCAACGCGACTTGTACGGACAGTCGACGATCCTCTTCCTCGACGAGATCCACCGCTTCACGAAGGCCCAGCAGGACGCGCTCCTGCCCGGGGTCGAGAACGGTTGGGTCGTCTTGATCGCGGCCACCACCGAGAACCCCTCGTTCTCGGTGATCTCGCCCCTGCTGTCGCGGTCGCTCCTCCTGACCCTCCGGCCCCTCGGCGACGATGACCTCGGGGCGCTCGTCGATCGCGCGGTGACGGATCCGCGTGGGCTCGCCGGTCGCGTCGTGCTCGACGACGAGGCGCGCGCAGCGCTCGTGAGACTCGCTTCAGGAGACGCGCGGCGCGCCCTCACGGCTCTCGAGGCGGCAGCCTCCGTGGCGGGCGACGATACCGGGCTCGCGGCGACGACGACCGACGACGAAGACGAAGACGAAGACGCCGATCCGGATGCCGACGAGCTCGACGAGGCGATCACGGAGCCCCCGGTGATCACGGCCGACCACATCGCGCAGGCCGTCGACCGGGCCCTGTTGCGCTACGACCGCCAGGGCGACGAGCACTACGACGTCATCAGCGCCTTCATCAAGTCGGTACGCGGATCGGACCCGGACGCGGCGATCCACTACCTCGCGCGGATGATCGAGGCCGGGGAGGACCCCCGATTCATCGCTCGACGGCTCGTGATCTCGGCCGCCGAAGACATCGGCATGGCCGACCCGCAGGCGCTGCAGATCGCCGTGGCCGCCGCCGACGCCGTCGCGTTCATCGGTATGCCCGAGGGCCGGATCCCGCTCGCCGAGGCGACCGTGTACCTCGCGACCACGGCGAAGTCGAACGCCGCGTACAACGCGATCAACGCCGCGATCGCCGACGTGCGCGCAGGCGGGTTCGGACGAGTACCGATGCACCTGCGCGACGCGCATTACCCCGGGGCGAAGCGACTCGGTCACGGCAAGGGATACAAGTACGCGCACGACAGCGAGATCGGCATCGTGAGTCAGCAGTACCTCCCCGACGAGCTGCGTGGCCGGCGCTACTACGAGCCCACCAACCACGGGGCCGAGCGTGACGTGTCGGCGCGGCTCGAGAAGATCCGCCGCATTCTCGACGGCGGGTGA
- a CDS encoding DUF1361 domain-containing protein: MIVLLTAAAVLALNLYAVVLVLLRAAVYRVRLYRPMLLNVGLSFVPVPLSLVAGVGFLLFVEYRSHALDNASLLEGVLAVMALAVPTGAWLLMFPNSVYLITELNFSHRVENTPVPLWYDIVQTLALTLAGIANAILSLVPLQMFVIIGQQRGDQITVESWVFAGIVILLGAVGMYLGRYLRFNSWDVRHPKAVAHKLRSHLRERGKMLEAVGFVATHAVLVTMLYVPLFLLAWSSVVAAGL, from the coding sequence GTGATCGTGCTCCTCACCGCTGCCGCCGTCCTGGCCCTCAACCTGTATGCGGTCGTGCTCGTGCTCCTTCGCGCGGCCGTCTATCGCGTACGCCTGTACCGTCCGATGCTGCTGAACGTGGGCTTGTCGTTCGTGCCGGTTCCGCTGTCGCTGGTCGCGGGCGTCGGCTTCCTGCTGTTCGTGGAGTACCGCAGCCATGCGCTCGACAACGCCTCCCTGCTCGAGGGTGTGCTGGCGGTCATGGCGCTCGCTGTGCCCACGGGCGCGTGGCTGCTGATGTTCCCCAACTCGGTCTACCTCATTACCGAACTGAACTTCAGCCATCGTGTCGAGAACACCCCGGTGCCGCTCTGGTACGACATCGTGCAGACACTTGCGCTGACGTTGGCGGGGATTGCGAACGCGATCCTCAGCCTGGTCCCCCTCCAGATGTTCGTCATCATCGGCCAGCAGCGCGGGGACCAGATCACCGTCGAGAGCTGGGTCTTCGCGGGCATCGTCATCCTGCTCGGAGCGGTAGGGATGTACCTCGGCCGGTACCTGCGCTTCAACAGCTGGGATGTGCGGCATCCGAAAGCCGTGGCGCACAAGCTCCGGTCACACCTGCGGGAGCGGGGCAAAATGCTCGAAGCGGTCGGATTCGTCGCCACGCACGCCGTGCTGGTGACGATGCTGTACGTCCCGCTCTTCCTCCTCGCCTGGTCCTCTGTCGTCGCGGCCGGCCTCTGA
- the rpsD gene encoding 30S ribosomal protein S4: MTTKSQDRRKVRLSRALGVALTPKAARYLEKRPYAPGEHGRTKRKADSDYAVRLREKQRLREQYGIREKQLRIAFNEARRTDGLTGENLVELLEMRLDALVVRSGFARTTAQARQLVVHRHILVDGQLVDRPSFRVKPGQQIHVKPKSEGLEPFQVAAAGGHAEVLPPVPGYLEVDLSTLQAKLLRRPKRAEVPVTCDVQLVVEYYAAR, translated from the coding sequence GTGACCACGAAGTCTCAGGACCGCCGCAAGGTGCGTCTGTCGCGCGCCCTCGGCGTCGCACTCACCCCCAAGGCCGCCCGCTACCTCGAGAAGCGTCCCTACGCTCCGGGTGAGCACGGTCGCACCAAGCGCAAGGCTGACAGCGACTACGCCGTCCGTCTGCGTGAGAAGCAGCGTCTGCGCGAGCAGTACGGCATCCGCGAGAAGCAGCTGCGCATCGCGTTCAACGAGGCACGCCGCACCGACGGCCTGACCGGTGAGAACCTGGTCGAGCTGCTCGAGATGCGTCTGGACGCCCTCGTCGTGCGTTCGGGCTTCGCCCGCACCACCGCGCAGGCTCGCCAGCTCGTCGTGCACCGCCACATCCTGGTCGACGGCCAGCTCGTGGACCGCCCGTCGTTCCGCGTGAAGCCGGGTCAGCAGATCCACGTCAAGCCGAAGAGCGAGGGCCTCGAGCCCTTCCAGGTCGCCGCCGCCGGTGGGCACGCCGAGGTGCTGCCCCCCGTTCCCGGTTACCTCGAGGTCGACCTGTCGACGCTCCAGGCGAAGCTCCTGCGTCGCCCCAAGCGCGCCGAGGTGCCCGTCACGTGTGACGTGCAGCTCGTCGTCGAGTACTACGCCGCCCGCTGA
- a CDS encoding ATPase, producing the protein MRSLVWFAFGIVGGFVAAHLVNKDPRGQELFAQLDSRISEFTDRMSDAYHEQEIRLSEIVDDVKGVAASASTSLGTAADAARSASSSD; encoded by the coding sequence GTGAGAAGCCTCGTCTGGTTCGCCTTCGGCATCGTCGGCGGTTTCGTCGCCGCTCACCTGGTGAACAAGGACCCCCGGGGTCAGGAGCTGTTCGCGCAGCTCGATTCCCGCATCAGCGAGTTCACCGATCGCATGAGCGACGCCTACCACGAGCAGGAGATCCGCCTGTCGGAGATCGTCGACGACGTCAAGGGCGTCGCCGCCTCCGCGAGCACGTCCCTCGGTACCGCCGCCGACGCGGCGCGCTCGGCTTCCTCGTCCGACTGA
- the alaS gene encoding alanine--tRNA ligase, giving the protein MKTAEIAQRFLDFFEKKNHTIVPSASLVTDDPALLFTVAGMVPFIPYLSGVVPPPYPRAADVQKCIRTNDIEEVGKTPRHGTFFQMLGNWSFGDYFKEDAIRYAWELLTAPESEGGLAFDPKDLWVTVYEEDDEAHDLWLKLSTLPEDRIQRLGKDTNYWSTGLPGPAGPCSEIFFDRGPAYGIDGGPATDDDRYVEIWNLVFMQYEITNVRSKYDFDIVGELPAKNIDTGMGLERIAFIKQGVDNMYETDQVRPVLDLAAKLAGKSYGAESHEDDVRLRIVADHVRSSLMLLADGVTPSNEGRGYILRRIMRRAIRSMRLLGVEGPTFPELFAASRDAMKESYPEVEADYARLSAYAIAEEQTFLRTLAAGSAILDQSVAEAKNGGGTTLSGSEAFLLHDTYGFPIDLTLEIAEEAGLSVDRGAFDQLMQEQRTRAKADARARKGAIADQSAYREFRALGETVFTGYTELQTESTVLGILVDGQGTDRASAGRIAEVITAETALYAESGGQVADKGTIVGPGYELEVLDVQRPVPGLISHTVEVTTGEVSVGAPATTVVDALNRHSAQQAHSATHLVHAAIRDTLGKTATQTGSLNRAGYMRFDFSWGSALSPETRTEIEDIANNAVRDNLEVTTRVMSLDEAKAAGAMALFGEKYGDTVRMVDIGGPWSRELCGGTHVARSSQIGLVNLVGEQSVGASNRRVEALVGLDAFRDLAAERAIVSQLSTSLKTPREQLTTRIAELAASLKAAEKKIAAFEAQALTGRLPQLVEAAVAVGTVRVVAQSLGEGASADDVRSLALQVRDRLGSDPAVVALASVAGGRATVVVVTNEAARERGLAAGSLAKAAAGVLGGGGGGRPDVAQGGGTDATALPQALEGIVADVRATTA; this is encoded by the coding sequence ATGAAAACCGCCGAGATCGCCCAGCGCTTCCTCGACTTCTTCGAGAAGAAGAACCACACGATCGTCCCCTCGGCCTCGCTCGTCACCGACGATCCGGCCCTGCTGTTCACCGTGGCGGGCATGGTGCCCTTCATCCCGTACCTCAGCGGTGTCGTGCCGCCGCCGTACCCGCGCGCGGCCGACGTGCAGAAGTGCATTCGCACCAACGACATCGAAGAGGTCGGCAAGACGCCCCGCCACGGCACCTTCTTCCAGATGCTCGGCAACTGGTCGTTCGGCGACTACTTCAAGGAAGACGCGATCCGCTACGCGTGGGAGCTGCTGACCGCCCCCGAGTCCGAGGGCGGCCTCGCCTTCGACCCGAAAGACCTCTGGGTCACCGTCTACGAAGAGGACGACGAGGCTCACGACCTCTGGTTGAAGCTCAGCACGCTACCCGAGGATCGCATCCAGCGCCTCGGCAAAGACACGAACTACTGGTCGACCGGGCTCCCGGGTCCGGCGGGCCCGTGCTCCGAGATCTTCTTCGACCGCGGCCCGGCGTACGGCATCGACGGGGGACCGGCGACCGACGACGACCGCTACGTCGAGATCTGGAACCTCGTGTTCATGCAGTACGAGATCACGAACGTGCGGTCGAAGTACGACTTCGACATCGTCGGCGAGCTGCCGGCGAAGAACATCGACACCGGCATGGGCCTGGAGCGCATCGCGTTCATCAAGCAGGGCGTCGACAACATGTACGAGACCGACCAGGTACGCCCGGTCCTCGATCTCGCCGCAAAGCTCGCGGGCAAGTCGTACGGTGCCGAGTCGCACGAGGACGACGTGCGCCTCCGCATCGTCGCCGACCACGTCCGTTCCTCGCTCATGCTGCTGGCCGACGGCGTGACGCCCTCGAACGAGGGACGCGGGTACATCCTGCGGCGCATCATGCGTCGCGCCATCCGTTCGATGCGCCTGCTCGGCGTCGAGGGCCCGACCTTCCCGGAGCTGTTCGCCGCGTCACGCGACGCGATGAAGGAGTCGTACCCGGAGGTCGAGGCCGACTACGCGCGCCTGTCGGCCTACGCGATCGCCGAGGAGCAGACGTTCCTCCGCACGCTCGCGGCGGGATCCGCCATCCTCGACCAGTCGGTGGCCGAGGCGAAGAACGGCGGCGGCACGACGCTGTCGGGTTCCGAGGCGTTCCTGCTGCACGACACGTACGGCTTCCCCATCGACCTCACGCTCGAGATCGCCGAAGAGGCGGGCCTGAGCGTCGACCGCGGAGCCTTCGACCAGCTCATGCAGGAGCAGCGCACCCGCGCGAAGGCCGACGCCCGTGCTCGCAAGGGCGCGATCGCCGATCAGAGCGCGTACCGCGAGTTCCGCGCGCTGGGCGAGACGGTGTTCACCGGATACACCGAGCTGCAGACGGAGTCGACCGTGCTCGGCATCCTGGTCGACGGTCAGGGCACGGATCGCGCCTCCGCCGGACGGATCGCCGAGGTCATCACGGCCGAGACCGCGCTGTACGCCGAGTCGGGCGGCCAGGTCGCCGACAAGGGCACGATCGTGGGGCCGGGGTACGAGCTCGAGGTGCTCGACGTGCAGCGCCCCGTGCCCGGTCTCATCAGCCACACCGTCGAGGTCACCACCGGCGAGGTGTCGGTGGGCGCGCCCGCCACCACCGTGGTCGACGCGTTGAACCGCCACTCGGCGCAGCAGGCGCACTCCGCGACGCACCTCGTGCACGCGGCGATCCGCGACACCCTCGGCAAGACGGCGACGCAGACCGGATCGCTCAACCGCGCCGGCTACATGCGCTTCGACTTCAGCTGGGGCTCGGCGCTCTCGCCCGAGACCCGCACCGAGATCGAGGACATCGCCAACAACGCCGTGCGCGACAACCTCGAGGTCACCACGCGCGTGATGTCGCTCGACGAGGCGAAGGCCGCGGGCGCCATGGCGCTGTTCGGCGAGAAGTACGGCGACACCGTGCGCATGGTCGACATCGGCGGCCCCTGGTCGCGCGAGCTCTGCGGCGGCACGCACGTCGCCCGCAGTTCCCAGATCGGCCTGGTCAACCTCGTCGGCGAGCAGTCGGTCGGTGCCTCGAACCGTCGCGTGGAGGCGCTCGTGGGTCTCGATGCCTTCCGCGACCTCGCGGCGGAGCGCGCGATCGTGTCGCAGCTGTCGACGTCGCTCAAGACACCGCGCGAGCAGCTCACGACCCGCATCGCAGAGCTGGCGGCAAGCCTCAAAGCGGCCGAGAAGAAGATCGCCGCGTTCGAGGCACAGGCCCTGACCGGTCGTCTGCCCCAGCTGGTCGAGGCGGCCGTCGCCGTCGGCACCGTGCGCGTCGTCGCGCAGAGCCTGGGGGAGGGCGCGTCGGCCGACGACGTGCGCTCGCTCGCCCTGCAGGTGCGAGACCGTCTCGGCAGCGACCCCGCGGTCGTCGCGCTCGCGAGCGTCGCGGGCGGGCGCGCCACGGTCGTCGTCGTGACGAACGAAGCCGCCCGCGAACGGGGCCTGGCCGCCGGTTCTCTGGCGAAGGCCGCCGCGGGAGTGCTCGGCGGAGGCGGGGGCGGTCGCCCCGACGTCGCGCAGGGCGGCGGAACGGATGCCACGGCTCTGCCGCAGGCGCTCGAGGGCATCGTCGCGGACGTGCGGGCGACCACCGCGTGA
- the ruvX gene encoding Holliday junction resolvase RuvX, translating to MTAFRRGIRLGIDVGRARVGVARSDPDGVLAVPVETVPRKGEPVRRIAALAAEYEAFEVLVGLPLNLRGEDTPSTTDARRFAQALATALPMPVRLVDERLSTVSAHGVLREAGRSQRDSRSIVDQVAAVVLLQQALDVERQSGDPAGPAVTPGQEPA from the coding sequence GTGACGGCGTTTCGGCGCGGCATCCGTCTCGGGATCGATGTCGGGCGCGCCCGTGTCGGTGTCGCCCGCTCCGACCCGGACGGAGTACTCGCCGTCCCTGTCGAGACGGTTCCGCGCAAGGGCGAGCCCGTCCGCCGCATCGCCGCCCTCGCCGCGGAGTACGAGGCGTTCGAGGTGCTCGTCGGCCTGCCGCTGAATCTCCGCGGCGAGGACACGCCCTCGACGACCGACGCCCGCAGGTTTGCGCAGGCTCTCGCCACCGCATTGCCGATGCCCGTCCGGCTGGTCGATGAGCGTCTGAGCACCGTGTCGGCACACGGTGTGCTGAGAGAGGCAGGACGTTCCCAGCGGGATTCTCGTAGCATTGTGGACCAAGTCGCCGCTGTGGTGCTGCTGCAGCAGGCGCTCGACGTGGAGCGACAGTCCGGTGACCCGGCCGGACCCGCCGTCACACCGGGACAGGAGCCCGCCTGA
- the mltG gene encoding endolytic transglycosylase MltG, producing MPENDPNANDPLADLYGRLPDPRAAAPDGARRRSPSTDESPAAPEPETPVSRRAARAARAQTGPTAAQTGVPAPAQSTESVASTPAASRPRTTAPTNNAAPTPSAGAATRPAAAQPGPARTPAETARRAAAAEQPTQQIPTTPAEREPALVGAAAAGVSAGRTASDGTVPSGSLEDLFTGRAHTDQIGAAAPRKPKKRRRTGGWIALGIVLVVIGGLVGGGFALWNTYGDRVQAFLGTGEPLDYEAGIANGEARVTIVAGDTGESVSPKMFDAGVTKASNSLYKYMVDNSVGFTFQPGVYKLQKQMTSEAVIAALRDPTNRLDNSVQLREGLTLTQSLDVISEQTGIARADLDAAVADPSQYGVSASSLEGWIFPATYDFDEGVAAKDVIARMVQRTVQSLDQAGVPESDRERILIIASIIEREARNPDDFYKVSRVIENRLQPDNDETHGLLQMDSTAQYGVGEIGAGSSSSSENALTSDNPWNTYIHPGLPVGPIANAGDLAIDAAMHPVDGPWYYFTTVNLSTGETVFSTTYADQLKAVDQFQQWCRDNPDGGC from the coding sequence ATGCCCGAAAACGACCCCAACGCCAACGACCCCCTCGCCGACCTGTACGGACGGCTGCCCGACCCGCGCGCGGCCGCTCCGGACGGCGCGCGGCGACGGTCGCCGTCGACGGACGAGTCGCCCGCCGCGCCCGAGCCGGAGACGCCCGTGTCGCGCCGCGCCGCGCGAGCTGCTCGCGCGCAGACAGGACCCACCGCGGCACAGACCGGTGTGCCCGCTCCGGCGCAGAGCACGGAATCCGTCGCCTCGACGCCCGCCGCCTCCCGGCCGCGAACGACGGCGCCGACGAACAACGCGGCGCCGACTCCGTCGGCCGGCGCCGCCACGCGCCCCGCCGCGGCACAGCCCGGCCCCGCTCGAACCCCCGCCGAGACGGCTCGTCGAGCGGCCGCCGCGGAGCAGCCCACGCAGCAGATCCCGACCACGCCCGCTGAGCGCGAGCCCGCTCTCGTCGGCGCAGCTGCTGCCGGCGTGTCGGCCGGACGGACGGCGAGCGACGGCACCGTACCGAGCGGCTCGCTCGAGGACCTCTTCACCGGCCGCGCCCACACCGACCAGATCGGCGCCGCCGCTCCCCGGAAGCCCAAGAAGCGTCGCCGCACCGGCGGGTGGATCGCCCTCGGGATCGTCCTCGTGGTCATCGGCGGCCTCGTGGGCGGCGGCTTCGCGCTGTGGAACACCTACGGCGACCGGGTTCAGGCGTTCCTCGGCACCGGCGAGCCCCTCGACTACGAGGCGGGCATCGCCAACGGCGAGGCCCGCGTGACGATCGTGGCGGGGGACACCGGCGAGTCCGTCTCCCCGAAGATGTTCGACGCCGGCGTGACCAAGGCCTCCAACTCGCTCTACAAGTACATGGTCGACAATTCGGTCGGCTTCACCTTCCAGCCGGGTGTCTACAAGCTGCAGAAGCAGATGACGTCCGAGGCCGTCATCGCCGCACTCCGCGACCCGACGAACCGCCTCGACAACTCCGTGCAGCTGCGCGAGGGCCTCACGCTCACCCAGTCGCTCGACGTGATCTCGGAGCAGACGGGCATCGCGCGCGCCGACCTCGACGCGGCCGTCGCCGATCCGTCGCAGTACGGCGTCTCCGCCTCGTCGCTCGAAGGATGGATCTTCCCCGCCACCTACGACTTCGACGAGGGCGTCGCCGCGAAGGACGTGATCGCGCGCATGGTCCAGCGCACGGTGCAGTCGCTCGATCAGGCGGGAGTGCCCGAGAGCGACCGCGAGCGGATTCTCATCATCGCGTCGATCATCGAGCGCGAAGCGCGCAACCCCGACGACTTCTACAAGGTCTCGCGCGTGATCGAGAATCGCCTCCAGCCCGACAACGACGAGACGCACGGCCTTCTGCAGATGGACTCGACCGCCCAGTACGGCGTCGGTGAGATCGGCGCGGGAAGCTCGTCGTCGTCCGAGAACGCGCTCACCAGCGACAACCCGTGGAACACCTACATCCACCCGGGTCTGCCGGTGGGTCCGATCGCCAACGCGGGTGACCTGGCGATCGACGCGGCCATGCACCCCGTCGACGGACCGTGGTACTACTTCACGACCGTCAACCTCTCGACGGGAGAGACGGTCTTCTCGACGACGTACGCCGATCAGCTCAAGGCCGTCGACCAGTTCCAGCAGTGGTGCCGCGACAACCCCGACGGCGGATGCTGA
- a CDS encoding shikimate dehydrogenase encodes MLSTDRLAVWGDPIDHSRSPSLHAAAYRELGLSWTYGRQRVTEAEFAVRLGELDDTWRGLSLTMPLKNVAFRAAVELDDAARRTGAVNTFLLTSDGPRGFNTDVGGLARALREAGVAEPGVARILGAGATATSAVMSLAELGTRRVEVVARRPEAVIPLRDLGESVGVEISRASFDDPGVPLPVDVTVAALPGKVDVGPGIRPFAENGGLLVDVVYGNWPTALAEQWRAAGNEAINGLPMLLHQALLQVRIFVGGDPAVPLEREDAVLAAMRIALVGD; translated from the coding sequence ATGCTGAGCACCGACCGGCTCGCCGTCTGGGGGGACCCGATCGATCACTCACGGTCGCCGTCGCTGCACGCGGCGGCGTACCGCGAGCTGGGGCTGTCGTGGACGTACGGGCGGCAGCGAGTGACCGAAGCGGAGTTTGCCGTCCGACTGGGCGAGTTGGATGACACCTGGCGCGGGCTCTCGCTCACGATGCCACTGAAGAACGTCGCCTTCCGCGCCGCTGTCGAGCTCGACGACGCCGCGCGGCGTACGGGCGCCGTGAACACGTTCCTCCTCACGTCCGACGGACCGCGCGGGTTCAACACCGACGTCGGAGGCCTGGCGCGCGCCCTGCGCGAGGCGGGCGTGGCTGAACCGGGCGTGGCGCGCATTCTCGGAGCAGGCGCCACGGCGACTTCCGCGGTGATGTCTCTCGCTGAGCTCGGCACGCGGCGCGTCGAGGTCGTGGCCCGTCGCCCCGAAGCCGTCATCCCCCTGAGGGACCTGGGGGAGTCCGTCGGTGTCGAGATCTCACGCGCGTCGTTCGACGACCCCGGCGTGCCCCTGCCCGTCGATGTGACCGTCGCGGCTCTCCCGGGGAAGGTCGACGTGGGTCCCGGCATCCGTCCCTTCGCCGAGAACGGCGGGCTGCTCGTCGACGTCGTCTACGGCAACTGGCCGACCGCCCTCGCCGAGCAGTGGCGCGCCGCGGGGAACGAGGCGATCAACGGGCTTCCGATGCTGCTGCACCAGGCGCTGCTGCAGGTGCGCATCTTCGTCGGCGGCGATCCGGCCGTTCCCCTCGAGCGCGAGGACGCCGTGCTGGCCGCGATGCGCATCGCGCTCGTGGGAGACTAG